A genomic region of Macrobrachium nipponense isolate FS-2020 chromosome 40, ASM1510439v2, whole genome shotgun sequence contains the following coding sequences:
- the LOC135211842 gene encoding LOW QUALITY PROTEIN: another transcription unit protein-like (The sequence of the model RefSeq protein was modified relative to this genomic sequence to represent the inferred CDS: deleted 1 base in 1 codon; substituted 1 base at 1 genomic stop codon), translating into MAPDERFYSKYSGRRDDGQESSDNSDSESSSGSSSSSSSQGGSRAGSRSPPRGRSPSPAGSNRSRSPGSNRAGMGSQASGSFASPRSPDSRSYSRASASPGSPKSGGSRSRSRSSLSPPGSPKSPPSSPKSPPSSPQYRGSESPRSPRSVSKSSPRSKSGYGDDSPDRSRGGTQSPSASVGSRSPVGSRGRSRTPMSREVSRSPRGSXGTKYFTRSVAYRQSFTAFKIRSRSVHSRQGSRSPGKSRSGSPSPPRSQTGSKSPRSRASSRSRNRSRSGSRSPSRSRTGSHSPARSRASFRSSRSPRSASRTPARSQSRTRDRATAELEMESKAELEIEVKAELEIGSHSRTRDRSHSRTPDRSHSRIQTETIAELQTDAQEAQSLQPAVEEIVHPLVVGRVRDSGSRKGSDDDSDVDIGRKRKRAVMSDDSDDENAKKARSDEEEDMDVGDLFGDADDISDDEEDKKKESDDDRRRSRSRSPRSRSRSRSRSRSRSRSRSGTPRTPRPVIQEDEEKEDEGPPPETRIDAEIPKINTDLGRDMHFVKLPNFLSVETRPFDPELYEDEIDDEETLDEEGRARLKLKVENTIRWRIDFDKEGNAIRESNAKLVRWSDGSMSLHLGSEIFDVYRQPLQGDHNHLFIRQGTGLQGQAVFRTKLTFRPHSTDSFTHRKMTLSLADRSSKAVGVKVLSAVTRDPESSRVESIRRDEDRLRASMRREVKQKRVREKASSQGLSANYLEPDAYEEDDEGGISLSAIKNKFKNKKQNAQNIYSSDEKESDIETGKAKRLERAKHTIKDSDDESRSGSDSDKESRGGSSEKSRSRSASRSKSRSTSRSKSRSASRSKSRSRSRSKSKSRSKSRSRSRSKSRSRSRSGSRSRSGSASPSRSKSASRSRSRSRSKSGSGSDSGGGGKSSGSDSDSE; encoded by the exons ATGGCGCCGGACGAAAGGTTCTATTCGAAATATAGCGGCAGGCGAG ATGACGGACAAGAGTCATCTGACAATTCGGACTCGGAGAGCAGTTCAggaagtagcagtagcagtagcagccaAGGTGGAAGCAGAGCTGGAAGTCGTTCCCCACCAC GTGGCCGTTCACCATCCCCAGCTGGCAGCAACAGGAGTAGGTCACCGGGAAGTAACCGCGCTGGCATGGGGAGCCAGGCTAGTGGCTCCTTTGCTAGTCCAAGAAGCCCAGACAGTAGATCTTACAGTAGAGCCAGTGCTTCCCCAGGTAgtcctaaaagtggtggcagcaggTCTCGAAGTAGAAGTAGCCTTTCTCCTCCAGGAAGCCCCAAAAGCCCACCAAGTAGCCCCAAAAGTCCCCCCAGCAGCCCCCAGTACAGGGGAAGTGAGTCTCCAAGAAGTCCTAGGAGTGTTTCAAAATCATCGCCACGCAGTAAATCTGGATATGGGGATGACTCCCCAGACAGGTCAAGAGGTGGCACACAGTCACCAAGTGCCAGTGTTGGCAGTAGATCGCCTGTTGGTTCTAGAGGCAGGAGCAGAACTCCTATGTCTAGAGAAGTGAGCCGATCTCCAAGAGGTTCTTAGGGGACCAAGTACTTCACCCGTAGCGTCGCGTACAGGCAGTCATTCACCGCATTCAAGATCAGAAGCCGGTCTGTCCACTCGAGGCAGGGCAGTAGGTCTCCTGGGAAGTCCAGAAGTGGAAGCCCTTCGCCTCCTCGGTCACAAACAGGAAGTAAATCACCTCGCTCAAGAGCCAGCAGTAGATCAAGAAACAGATCTCGAAGTGGTAGTCGCTCACCCAGCAGATCAAGAACTGGTAGTCATTCTCCAGCAAGATCGAGAGCTAGTTTCCGAAGCAGCAGAAGTCCTAGGAGTGCGAGTAGAACCCCAGCTAGGAGTCAAAGCAGAACTCGAGATAGAGCCACAGCAGAACTCGAGATGGAGTCAAAAGCAGAGCTCGAGATAGAAGTCAAAGCAGAACTCGAGATAGGGAGCCACAGCAGAACTCGAGATAGGAGCCACAGCAGAACTCCAGATAGGAGCCATAGCAGAATACAGACAGAGACCATAGCAGAACTCCAGACGGACGCCCAAGAAGCCCAAAGTCTCCAGCCAGCAGTAGAGGAAATCGTTCACCCACTGGTAGTAGGAA gAGTGAGAGATTCAGGTTCAAGGAAAGGCTCGGATGATGACAGCGATGTTGATATTGGAAG GAAACGGAAGAGAGCGGTCATGAGCGATGACTCGGACGACGAAAATGCCAAGAAGGCTAGATCTGATGAGGAGGAGGACATGGATG TTGGAGATCTGTTCGGTGACGCTGACGACATCAGCGATGACGAggaggacaagaagaaggagagtGACGACGATCGGAGGCGGTCTCGGTCTCGGTCTCCCCGGTCTCGGTCCAGATCCAGGTCCAGGTCTCGTTCCCGTTCCCGTTCTCGGTCGGGGACTCCTCGTACACCGAGGCCTGTTATTCAGGAG GATGAAGAGAAGGAAGACGAAGGTCCTCCCCCGGAGACCAGAATCGATGCAGAGATCCCCAAAATCAACACCGACTTGGGACGTGACATGCACTTCGTCAAGCTGCCCAACTTCTTGTCTGTTGAAACCAGACCCTTTGATCCGGAGTTGTACGAAGATGAAATTGATGATGAAGAAACGCTAGATGAAGAAGGTCGTGCAAG GTTGAAGCTGAAGGTTGAAAACACAATAAGATGGAGAATCGACTTCGACAAAGAAGGCAATGCCATTCGCGAGAGTAATGCGAAGCTTGTCCGTTGGTCTGACGGCTCTATGTCCTTGCATCTCGGTTCTGAAATTTTTGACGTCTACAGGCAACCTCTGCAG GGTGACCACAATCATCTGTTCATTAGGCAAGGTACTGGTCTCCAAGGTCAAGCCGTCTTCCGCACAAAACTGACCTTCCGTCCGCACTCAACCGACTCGTTCACCCATCGCAAGATGACCCTCTCCTTGGCCGATCGATCATCTAAGGCAGTTGGAGTCAAAGTCTTATCTGCTGTGACCCGTGATCCTGAGTCATCTCGAGTGGAAAGTATCAGG AGAGACGAAGACCGTCTTCGAGCTTCCATGAGGCGCGAAGTCAAACAGAAGCGTGTGAGAGAGAAAGCTTCGAGCCAGGGCCTGTCAGCAAATTACTTGGAGCCTGATGCTtatgaagaagacgatgaaggtGGAATATCTCTCTCGGCCATCAAGAACAAATTCAAAAATAAGAAACAGAATG CGCAAAATATCTACTCCTCAGATGAGAAG GAATCGGACATTGAGACAGGCAAGGCCAAGAGACTGGAGAGAGCCAAACACACCATCAAGGACTCTGACGATGAGTCCAGGAGTGGCTCCGATAGCGACAAGGAAAGCAGAGGCGGCAGCAGCGAGAAGAGCCGCAGCAGGAGTGCCAGCAGGAGCAAAAGTAGGAGCACGAGCAGGAGCAAGAGCAGGAGTGCCAGCAGAAGCAAGAGCAGGTCTAGGAGCAGGAGCAAGAGCAAGAGCAGGAGCAAGAGCAGGTCTAGGAGCAGGAGTAAGAGCAGGTCCCGCAGCAGGAGCGGCAGTCGTAGCAGGTCAGGAAGCGCGAGTCCAAGCAGGAGTAAGTCTGCTAGCAGGAGTAGGAGCAGAAGCAGGAGCAAGAGCGGGAGTGGCAGCGATAGTGGAGGGGGAGGGAAGTCGTCTGGTTCGGATAGCGATAGTGAGTAG